From a single Nicotiana tomentosiformis chromosome 2, ASM39032v3, whole genome shotgun sequence genomic region:
- the LOC104092748 gene encoding uncharacterized protein: MCKIDPRMQPYLFEIGYERWSRAYSKVKRSMVMTSNIVESINATNKDARELPIMQFLEYMKNLLQQWNNKNRKSAMETSTELGKKYDKLFRENLIASEQMMVRPATEKLYTVLEGVRRNIVCLEEGTCSCGRFQMDELPCLHAWAVFKNQQLKAGQYCSFYYKNDNLLRTYEFSVNPMPYESLWVIPTEVLEDVVLPPKGRRNVRRPRKERLKPASEKEYKRGFSCSVCGQSGHNRKTYRNRPK, translated from the exons ATGTGCAAAATTGATCCGAGGATGCAGCCTTACTTGTTCGAAATTGGCTACGAAAGGTGGTCTAGGGCATACTCCAAAGTGAAAAGGTCGATGGTAATGACTTCCAATATTGTAGAGTCAATTAATGCAACAAACAAAGATGCTAGGGAGCTACCAATAATGCAATTTCTAGAGTACATGAAAAATTTGCTACAACAGTGGAACAACAAAAACAGAAAAAGTGCAATGGAGACATCTACAGAGCTTGGCAAAAAGTACGACAAACTCTTTCGGGAAAATCTGATTGCATCGGAGCAAATGATG GTGAGGCCTGCTACGGAGAAGTTATATACTGTGCTTGAAGGGGTAAGGCGAAACATAGTGTGCCTTGAAGAGGGAACATGCAGTTGCGGCAGATTTCAAATGGATGAACTTCCATGTCTGCATGCTTGGGCGGTTTTTAAGAACCAGCAGCTAAAAGCTGGCCAGTATTGCTCTTTTTACTACAAGAATGATAACCTTCTtagaacttatgaattttcagTGAATCCGATGCCATATGAGAGTTTATGGGTAATCCCAACAGAGGTGCTGGAAGATGTGGTCCTACCACCTAAAGGGAGAAGAAATGTAAGAAGGCCAAGAAAGGAAAGACTCAAACCGGCTTCAGAGAAAGAGTATAAGAGGGGGTTTTCATGTTCTGTATGTGGACAAAGTGGTCACAATAGAAAAACATATAGGAATCGACCAAAATAA
- the LOC104092743 gene encoding mediator of RNA polymerase II transcription subunit 16 isoform X2, with amino-acid sequence MPVVGSESMNGVKILQLLQSGYQEFLRWLSTRTGGSAKSTFEEKFLSQQPQSPAGWPNFLCVCSVFSSGSVQLHWSQWPPNQNGTPSKWFCTSKGLLGAGPSGIMAADAIITDSGAMHVAGVPIVNPSTVVVWEVTPGPGNGFQATPKTSVSNGIPPSLNPPSWDGFAPLAAYLFSWQEYLLQEAKQGKKLTEQHYSDMVALHCSPVSNFSAYVSPEAAAQSTATTTWGSGVTAVAFDPTRGGSVIAVVIVEGQYMSPYDPDEGPSITGWRVQRWESSVEDVVLHQIFGNPTSSFGGQAPKQTVWVSKVIKCIPAGNDFKRPLAVGAGPVSDGRNMADSGVEMGKRVSFDPFDLPSDVRTLARIVYSAHGGEIAVAFLRGGVHVFSGPSFTPVDNYHIDVGSAISAPAFSSTSCCSASVWHDTSRDCTILKIIRVLPPAVPSNQVKANSANWERAIAERFWWSLLVGVDWWDAVGCTQSAAEDGIVALNSVIAVLDADFHSLPSTQHRQQYGPSLDRIKCRLLEGTNAQEVRAMVLDMQARLLLDMLGKGIESALTNPSALVPEPWQASSETLFGIDPEAMAVEPALVPSIQAYVDAILDLASHFITRLRRYASFCRTLASHAVTAGTGGSRSMVTSPTQSVTSPATSQGAQGGTASSTGSTQMQAWVQGAIAKISSTADSVPSSAPNPITGPSTFMPISINTGTFPGTPAVRLIGDCHFLHRLCQLLHFCFFFRGTQLPRFMGAAQRNADSSMQKSQPSIPGKAEDSNSGAKPTPGGQVGTGAKGSEEGPSKRSRIGSGNAGQGYTYEEVRVLFLILMDLCRRTAGLVHPLPVSQVGSSNIQVRLHYIDGNYTVLPEVVEASLGPHMQNMPRPRGADAAGLLLRELELHPPAEEWHRRNMFGGPWSDSEDMGGVDDNSKLSPSRDLTECSSSENCDVSYGAHGLWPRKRRMSERDAAFGLNTSVGLGAYLGIMGSRRDVVTAVWKTGLEGVWYKCIRCLRQTSAFTSPGGNPSATQNEKEVWWISRWAYGCPMCGGTWVRVV; translated from the exons ATGCCAGTTGTTGGCAGCGAGAGTATGAATGGCGTCAAGATATTGCAGTTGTTACAAAGTGGTTATCAGGAGTTTCTCCG GTGGCTTTCAACAAGAACTGGTGGTTCCGCTAAGTCAACATTTGAGGAGAAATTCCTTTCACAGCAACCACAATCTCCAG CTGGATGGCCGAATTTTCTGTGTGTATGCTCTGTCTTCTCATCAGGGTCTGTTCAGCTCCATTGGTCTCAATGGCCGCCTAATCAGAATGGTACACCATCAAAATGGTTTTGCACAAGCAAAGGGCTATTGGGAGCGGGTCCTAGTGGCATCATGGCTGCTGATGCTATCATAACAGACTCTGGAGCAATGCATGTTGCTGGAGTTCCCATTGTCAATCCATCAACTGTTGTCGTCTGGGAGGTGACACCTGGCCCTGGTAATGGATTTCAAGCAACTCCAAAGACAAGTGTGAGCAATGGGATTCCACCGTCCCTTAATCCACCTTCTTGGGATGGATTTGCCCCTTTGGCTGCATATTTGTTTAGCTGGCAGGAGTATTTATTACAAGAGGCTAAGCAAGGCAAAAAACTAACGGAGCAACATTACAGTGACATGGTCGCACTTCATTGTTCACCAGTTTCCAACTTTTCTGCATATGTTAGTCCTGAAGCAGCAGCTCAATCCACAGCTACCACGACATGGGGTTCTGGTGTTACTGCAGTTGCTTTTGATCCGACCCGTGGTGGTTCTGTTATAGCTGTTGTGATTGTTGAGG GTCAGTACATGTCGCCTTATGATCCCGATGAAGGTCCTTCAATCACAGGATGGAGGGTTCAACGTTGGGAATCATCTGTGGAGGATGTTGTCCTCCACCAAATATTTGGAAATCCTACATCCAGCTTTGGTGGCCAGGCGCCAAAACAGACAGTATGGGTGAGTAAAGTAATTAAATGTATCCCAGCAGGAAATGATTTTAAGAGACCCCTAGCAGTGGGAGCAGGACCAGTTTCTGATGGAAGAAACATGGCTGACTCTGGTGTGGAGATGGGAAAGAGGGTTAGTTTTGATCCCTTTGATCTTCCTAGTGATGTTAGAACTCTTGCCCGTATTGTGTATTCTGCTCATGGTGGTGAGATAGCTGTCGCTTTTCTACGAGGTGGCGTCCATGTATTCTCAGGTCCAAGCTTCACCCCTGTTGATAACTACCATATTGATGTTGGATCTGCCATTTCTGCTCCTGCCTTCTCTTCAACAAGTTGCTGCTCAGCTTCTGTTTGGCATGATACCAGCAGAGATTGTACAATATTGAAGATTATTCGAGTTCTTCCTCCTGCTGTTCCAAGTAATCAGGTGAAAGCTAACTCTGCGAATTGGGAACGTGCAATTGCTGAGAG ATTTTGGTGGAGTCTTTTGGTTGGAGTTGATTGGTGGGATGCCGTGGGATGCACACAAAGCGCTGCGGAGGATGGTATTG TTGCTTTGAACAGTGTCATTGCTGTACTGGATGCAGATTTCCATTCCCTTCCTTCAACTCAGCATAGACAGCAGTATGGACCG AGCCTAGACAGGATAAAATGCAGGCTTCTAGAAGGTACAAATGCTCAAGAAGTCCGGGCAATGGTGCTTGACATGCAAGCAAGATTGTTGCTAGATATGCTTGGCAAGGGGATTGAATCAGCTTTAACAAACCCATCAGCATTGGTTCCAGAGCCATGGCAAGCTTCCAGTGAGACACTGTTTGGCATTGATCCTGAGGCGATGGCCGTTGAACCAGCACTGGTGCCAAGTATCCAG GCATATGTAGATGCTATACTTGATCTGGCCTCCCATTTCATCACGCGTTTACGACGCTACGCAAGTTTCTGCCGTACATTGGCTAGTCATGCTGTTACTGCTGGTACAGGTGGGAGTAGGAGTATGGTGACTAGTCCAACTCAAAGTGTTACATCTCCTGCGACTTCTCAGG GTGCTCAGGGTGGTACTGCAAGTTCCACTGGGAGCACTCAGATGCAAGCTTGGGTACAAGGAGCTATTGCAAAAATTAGTAGTACGGCCGACAGTGTTCCTAGTTCAGCCCCAAACCCCATAACTGGTCCTTCTACTTTTATGCCCATAAGTATCAACACAGGCACTTTCCCTGGAACTCCGGCTGTTAGGCTTATAGGGGACTGCCATTTTCTGCATCGGCTATGTCAACTTTTGCATTTCTGTTTTTTCTTCCGTGGAACACAATTACCGCGTTTTATGGGGGCTGCTCAAAGGAATGCAGATTCTTCAATGCAAAAGTCTCAACCCAGTATTCCAGGCAAAGCAGAAGATTCCAACTCTGGTGCAAAACCAACACCAGGTGGTCAGGTTGGGACAGGAGCAAAGGGGTCCGAAGAAGGTCCATCTAAACGGTCTAGGATAGGTTCTGGCAATGCTGGTCAAGGATACACATATGAGGAG GTGAGGGTCCTCTTTCTTATTCTTATGGATCTTTGTCGTCGGACTGCTGGTTTGGTGCATCCATTGCCAGTTTCTCAGGTTGGAAGCAGCAACATTCAGGTCCGCCTTCATTACATTGATGGGAACTACACTGTTTTGCCAGAAGTAGTTGAAGCTTCCCTCGGACCTCACATGCAG AATATGCCTCGCCCTAGAGGTGCAGATGCTGCTGGGCTGCTATTGCGTGAATTAGAGCTCCATCCACCTGCTGAGGAATGGCACAGGAGAAATATGTTTGGTGGACCTTGGTCTGATTCAGAAGATATGGGGGGCGTGGACGATAATTCTAAGCTTAGCCCATCAAGGGACTTGACTGAGTGCAGTTCATCAGAAAACTGTGACGTATCTTATGGAGCTCATGGTTTGTGGCCAAGGAAACGTAGGATGTCAGAACGAGACGCTGCTTTTGGGTTGAATACTTCAGTGGGCCTGGGTGCATATCTTGGTATAATGGGGTCTCGACGAGATGTTGTGACAGCTGTTTGGAAGACCGGGCTTGAAGGAGTTTGGTATAAG TGCATAAGATGTTTGAGACAGACTTCAGCTTTTACTTCACCTGGTGGCAACCCTTCCGCCACTCAAAATGAGAAGGAAGTATGGTGGATCAGCCGGTGGGCATATGGCTGTCCCATGTGTGGTGGGACTTGGGTTCGAGTTGTATAG
- the LOC104092743 gene encoding mediator of RNA polymerase II transcription subunit 16 isoform X1, which translates to MNNLQPPPPPPVAVKDSEEESSSAITTTNSLEASNKVQDKPDTGEDDHPRAAIVATEKEVSSVDNDDPMEEDSVNPATVFCIRLKQPRSNLLHKMSVPELCRNFSAVAWCGKLNAIACASETCARIPSSNANPPFWIPIHIVIPERPTECTVFNVIADSPRDSVQFIEWSPTSCPRALLIANFHGRITIWTQTSQGPANLVRDASCWQREYEWRQDIAVVTKWLSGVSPYRWLSTRTGGSAKSTFEEKFLSQQPQSPAGWPNFLCVCSVFSSGSVQLHWSQWPPNQNGTPSKWFCTSKGLLGAGPSGIMAADAIITDSGAMHVAGVPIVNPSTVVVWEVTPGPGNGFQATPKTSVSNGIPPSLNPPSWDGFAPLAAYLFSWQEYLLQEAKQGKKLTEQHYSDMVALHCSPVSNFSAYVSPEAAAQSTATTTWGSGVTAVAFDPTRGGSVIAVVIVEGQYMSPYDPDEGPSITGWRVQRWESSVEDVVLHQIFGNPTSSFGGQAPKQTVWVSKVIKCIPAGNDFKRPLAVGAGPVSDGRNMADSGVEMGKRVSFDPFDLPSDVRTLARIVYSAHGGEIAVAFLRGGVHVFSGPSFTPVDNYHIDVGSAISAPAFSSTSCCSASVWHDTSRDCTILKIIRVLPPAVPSNQVKANSANWERAIAERFWWSLLVGVDWWDAVGCTQSAAEDGIVALNSVIAVLDADFHSLPSTQHRQQYGPSLDRIKCRLLEGTNAQEVRAMVLDMQARLLLDMLGKGIESALTNPSALVPEPWQASSETLFGIDPEAMAVEPALVPSIQAYVDAILDLASHFITRLRRYASFCRTLASHAVTAGTGGSRSMVTSPTQSVTSPATSQGAQGGTASSTGSTQMQAWVQGAIAKISSTADSVPSSAPNPITGPSTFMPISINTGTFPGTPAVRLIGDCHFLHRLCQLLHFCFFFRGTQLPRFMGAAQRNADSSMQKSQPSIPGKAEDSNSGAKPTPGGQVGTGAKGSEEGPSKRSRIGSGNAGQGYTYEEVRVLFLILMDLCRRTAGLVHPLPVSQVGSSNIQVRLHYIDGNYTVLPEVVEASLGPHMQNMPRPRGADAAGLLLRELELHPPAEEWHRRNMFGGPWSDSEDMGGVDDNSKLSPSRDLTECSSSENCDVSYGAHGLWPRKRRMSERDAAFGLNTSVGLGAYLGIMGSRRDVVTAVWKTGLEGVWYKCIRCLRQTSAFTSPGGNPSATQNEKEVWWISRWAYGCPMCGGTWVRVV; encoded by the exons TGCTGTTGCTTGGTGCGGCAAGCTAAATGCAATAGCTTGTGCTTCCGAAACATGTGCAAGGATTCCAAG TTCAAATGCAAACCCACCTTTCTGGATCCCTATACATATAGTCATCCCAGAGCGACCAACTGAGTGCACTGTGTTCAATGTTATAGCAG ATTCCCCTCGTGATTCTGTCCAATTCATTGAATGGTCTCCTACTTCTTGTCCGCGTGCGCTGCTCATAGCTAACTTTCATGGGAGAATAACAATCTGGACTCAGACTTCTCAA GGTCCAGCTAATCTGGTACGAGATGCCAGTTGTTGGCAGCGAGAGTATGAATGGCGTCAAGATATTGCAGTTGTTACAAAGTGGTTATCAGGAGTTTCTCCG TATAGGTGGCTTTCAACAAGAACTGGTGGTTCCGCTAAGTCAACATTTGAGGAGAAATTCCTTTCACAGCAACCACAATCTCCAG CTGGATGGCCGAATTTTCTGTGTGTATGCTCTGTCTTCTCATCAGGGTCTGTTCAGCTCCATTGGTCTCAATGGCCGCCTAATCAGAATGGTACACCATCAAAATGGTTTTGCACAAGCAAAGGGCTATTGGGAGCGGGTCCTAGTGGCATCATGGCTGCTGATGCTATCATAACAGACTCTGGAGCAATGCATGTTGCTGGAGTTCCCATTGTCAATCCATCAACTGTTGTCGTCTGGGAGGTGACACCTGGCCCTGGTAATGGATTTCAAGCAACTCCAAAGACAAGTGTGAGCAATGGGATTCCACCGTCCCTTAATCCACCTTCTTGGGATGGATTTGCCCCTTTGGCTGCATATTTGTTTAGCTGGCAGGAGTATTTATTACAAGAGGCTAAGCAAGGCAAAAAACTAACGGAGCAACATTACAGTGACATGGTCGCACTTCATTGTTCACCAGTTTCCAACTTTTCTGCATATGTTAGTCCTGAAGCAGCAGCTCAATCCACAGCTACCACGACATGGGGTTCTGGTGTTACTGCAGTTGCTTTTGATCCGACCCGTGGTGGTTCTGTTATAGCTGTTGTGATTGTTGAGG GTCAGTACATGTCGCCTTATGATCCCGATGAAGGTCCTTCAATCACAGGATGGAGGGTTCAACGTTGGGAATCATCTGTGGAGGATGTTGTCCTCCACCAAATATTTGGAAATCCTACATCCAGCTTTGGTGGCCAGGCGCCAAAACAGACAGTATGGGTGAGTAAAGTAATTAAATGTATCCCAGCAGGAAATGATTTTAAGAGACCCCTAGCAGTGGGAGCAGGACCAGTTTCTGATGGAAGAAACATGGCTGACTCTGGTGTGGAGATGGGAAAGAGGGTTAGTTTTGATCCCTTTGATCTTCCTAGTGATGTTAGAACTCTTGCCCGTATTGTGTATTCTGCTCATGGTGGTGAGATAGCTGTCGCTTTTCTACGAGGTGGCGTCCATGTATTCTCAGGTCCAAGCTTCACCCCTGTTGATAACTACCATATTGATGTTGGATCTGCCATTTCTGCTCCTGCCTTCTCTTCAACAAGTTGCTGCTCAGCTTCTGTTTGGCATGATACCAGCAGAGATTGTACAATATTGAAGATTATTCGAGTTCTTCCTCCTGCTGTTCCAAGTAATCAGGTGAAAGCTAACTCTGCGAATTGGGAACGTGCAATTGCTGAGAG ATTTTGGTGGAGTCTTTTGGTTGGAGTTGATTGGTGGGATGCCGTGGGATGCACACAAAGCGCTGCGGAGGATGGTATTG TTGCTTTGAACAGTGTCATTGCTGTACTGGATGCAGATTTCCATTCCCTTCCTTCAACTCAGCATAGACAGCAGTATGGACCG AGCCTAGACAGGATAAAATGCAGGCTTCTAGAAGGTACAAATGCTCAAGAAGTCCGGGCAATGGTGCTTGACATGCAAGCAAGATTGTTGCTAGATATGCTTGGCAAGGGGATTGAATCAGCTTTAACAAACCCATCAGCATTGGTTCCAGAGCCATGGCAAGCTTCCAGTGAGACACTGTTTGGCATTGATCCTGAGGCGATGGCCGTTGAACCAGCACTGGTGCCAAGTATCCAG GCATATGTAGATGCTATACTTGATCTGGCCTCCCATTTCATCACGCGTTTACGACGCTACGCAAGTTTCTGCCGTACATTGGCTAGTCATGCTGTTACTGCTGGTACAGGTGGGAGTAGGAGTATGGTGACTAGTCCAACTCAAAGTGTTACATCTCCTGCGACTTCTCAGG GTGCTCAGGGTGGTACTGCAAGTTCCACTGGGAGCACTCAGATGCAAGCTTGGGTACAAGGAGCTATTGCAAAAATTAGTAGTACGGCCGACAGTGTTCCTAGTTCAGCCCCAAACCCCATAACTGGTCCTTCTACTTTTATGCCCATAAGTATCAACACAGGCACTTTCCCTGGAACTCCGGCTGTTAGGCTTATAGGGGACTGCCATTTTCTGCATCGGCTATGTCAACTTTTGCATTTCTGTTTTTTCTTCCGTGGAACACAATTACCGCGTTTTATGGGGGCTGCTCAAAGGAATGCAGATTCTTCAATGCAAAAGTCTCAACCCAGTATTCCAGGCAAAGCAGAAGATTCCAACTCTGGTGCAAAACCAACACCAGGTGGTCAGGTTGGGACAGGAGCAAAGGGGTCCGAAGAAGGTCCATCTAAACGGTCTAGGATAGGTTCTGGCAATGCTGGTCAAGGATACACATATGAGGAG GTGAGGGTCCTCTTTCTTATTCTTATGGATCTTTGTCGTCGGACTGCTGGTTTGGTGCATCCATTGCCAGTTTCTCAGGTTGGAAGCAGCAACATTCAGGTCCGCCTTCATTACATTGATGGGAACTACACTGTTTTGCCAGAAGTAGTTGAAGCTTCCCTCGGACCTCACATGCAG AATATGCCTCGCCCTAGAGGTGCAGATGCTGCTGGGCTGCTATTGCGTGAATTAGAGCTCCATCCACCTGCTGAGGAATGGCACAGGAGAAATATGTTTGGTGGACCTTGGTCTGATTCAGAAGATATGGGGGGCGTGGACGATAATTCTAAGCTTAGCCCATCAAGGGACTTGACTGAGTGCAGTTCATCAGAAAACTGTGACGTATCTTATGGAGCTCATGGTTTGTGGCCAAGGAAACGTAGGATGTCAGAACGAGACGCTGCTTTTGGGTTGAATACTTCAGTGGGCCTGGGTGCATATCTTGGTATAATGGGGTCTCGACGAGATGTTGTGACAGCTGTTTGGAAGACCGGGCTTGAAGGAGTTTGGTATAAG TGCATAAGATGTTTGAGACAGACTTCAGCTTTTACTTCACCTGGTGGCAACCCTTCCGCCACTCAAAATGAGAAGGAAGTATGGTGGATCAGCCGGTGGGCATATGGCTGTCCCATGTGTGGTGGGACTTGGGTTCGAGTTGTATAG